From uncultured Desulfobacter sp.:
TGTTTGAGGGACTTCTGCCTTACGAGATCAAGGAGACGAACCTGGAAACCCTGCCCAAGACCAAAACCAAGATCATGTTGAACCTGGCCAGCCCGGAGCAGGCTTTTGAAAAGAGCTTTATCCCCAACCATGGGGTAGGCCTGGCCCGCGAGGAATTCATCATCAATTCTTATATCAAGATTCATCCCCTGGCCCTTTTGAGGTACGAGGATTTGGGCGACGAGATTTTGAAACGGGCCATAGCGGACATGACTGTCGGTTACAACGACAAGGGCGACTATTTTGTGGATAAGCTGGCCGAGGGTGTGGGGATGCTGGCTGCGGCCTTTTATCCCAATCCGGTCATTGTCAGGCTCTCGGATTTCAAGAGCAACGAGTACGCCAACCTTATAGGCGGTGCACAGTTCGAGCCGGACGAGGACAATCCGATGATCGGCTGGCGCGGGGCATCGCGTTATTACGCCAAGGAATACAAGGAGGCTTTCGGCCTGGAATGCAAGGCCATGCTCAAAATCAAAAACGAGATGGGGCTTCATAACGTTCAGGTCATGATTCCTTTCTGCCGTACGCTGGACGAGGCCGAAAAGGTGATTGAAACCATGGCCGAATTCGGTCTGCACCAGGGAGAAGACGGGTTCAAGGTTATCTGCATGTGCGAGATACCATCCAACGTCATCCTGGCCGAAGAATTTCTGGAAATTTTTGACGGCTTCTCCATAGGCACCAATGATCTGACACAATTGTTGCTTGGCGTGGACCGGGATTCGTCCCTGGTTTCCCATGTATATGACGAGCGCAACCCGGCGGTGAAAAAGATGGTCCGCCAGGTGATCGAGACTGCCGTAAAAAAGGGCAAGTACATCGGCATCTGCGGCCAGGCCCCCAGCGATTACCTGGAGTTTGCGGAATTTGTGGTGGAATGCGGTATTGAGACCATGTCCCTTAATCCGGACACGGTGATCAAGACCACCCTGGCCGTGGCCGAACTGGAAAAGAAATTGGGCTTATAGAAATTCCTTATAACCCTATAATTAATAAGGACGCCATGGTTGGGCTTTGTTCATAATATGGGTGGCTGGATTAACCCTGCGTACCCGTCTGCAAAATAGCTCTTGACCGGTTTTTTCAGTTGTGACATATAAAAGCAGTTCGATAAGCAATAGATTGCTTATTTATTAACTGTAAACGATTAAAAAGGCCGGTTTGCGGCATTTTCTACAAACCGGTTTTTTGTTATTTTTTTGTTATATTGTTCAATGGAATCTATATATTGGGATTAAATCTTATTTGCATTACCATTCAATGAGGTGAAAGATTATGAAAAAAAGAATGCAGACCATTGACGGGAATACTGCGGCAACCCATGTGGCATACGCCATGAGCGAAGTGGCAGCAATTTACCCGATCACACCTTCCAGCCCTTTGGGCGAAATTGCAGACTCCTGGGCCTCCCAGGGAAGAAAAAACATTTTTGGGCAGATCCTGGACATCAAGCAGATGCAGTCCGAGGCCGGTGCTGCCGGTGCTGTCCATGGCTCCCTTGCAGCAGGTGCTTTGACTTCCACCTTTACAGCCTCCCAGGGACTGTTGCTCAAGATACCCAATATGTACAAGATCTCAGGTGAACTGCTTCCCTGTGTTTTTCATGTAACCGCCCGTTCCATTTCCGCTCACGCCCTGTCCATCTTCGGCGACCACCAGGATGTTATGGCAGCCAGACAGACCGGATTTGCCATGCTGGCCTCCTGCTCTGTTCAGGAAGCCCAGGACCTGGCCCTTGTGGCGCATCTTGCAACCATGGATGCCCGGGTGCCGTTCCTCCATTTTTATGACGGGTTCAGAACCTCCCATGAAATTCAAAAAATTGAAATGATTGATTACGAGGACATGGCATCCCTGTTCAACTATGACGCTTACTGGGCATTCAAGGCCAGGGCTATGAATCCTGAACACCCCGATACCCGTGGAACCGCCCAGAATCCGGATATCTATTTCCAGGGCAGGGAAGCAACCAACTCCTTTTACCTCAAAGTTCCTGCTATTGTTAAACAATATATGAAAAAGGTCGGCGATCTTACCGGACGCCATTATCAGCCCTTTGATTATGTGGGTGACCCTGAAGCGGATCGAGTTATTGTTGCCATGGGTTCGAGCTGTGAAGCCATTGAAGAGACCATTGAAAAACTCAATGCCATGGGCCAACGTTTAGGGTTGATAAAAGTACGTTTATACAGACCCTTTGACATTCAAGAATTTTTGCGTACCGTGCCGTCGTCCGTGGAGACCCTGACAGTGCTTGACAGAACCAAGGAACCCGGTGCCATTGGCGAACCCTTGTACCAGGATGTCTGCACCGCCTTTATGGAATATGGAGAAGGACCCCGGATCATCGGCGGTCGTTACGGACTCTCCTCAAAGGAATTCAATCCCTCCATGGTTAAAGCCGTGTATGACAACATGAAGGCCATGTCCCCGAAAAATCATTTTACGGTGGGGATTATCGACGACGTTACCCATACCTCACTGGACGTGGAAAAAGGTTTTGACGCCGCTCCGGAAGGCACTATCTGCGCTAAATTCTGGGGCCTTGGTTCCGACGGAACCGTGGGCGCCAACCAGTCTGCCATCGCCATCATCGGTGACAACACAGACAAATATGCCCAGGGCTATTTTGCCTATGACTCCAAAAAATCCGGTGGCCTGACCGTTTCCCATCTGCGTTTTGGCGATGTAAAAATCAAAAGTACCTATTTGATTGAATCCTCGGATTTTGTAGCCTGTCACAAATCCAATTACGTGGAGATCTACGATGTTCTTAGCGGGCTGAAAGAGGGCGGCACGTTCCTGCTTAATTCTGAATGGTCCACCATTGCAGATTTAGAAAAACATATCCCGGGGCATGTGCGGCGCACCATATATGAGAAGAAACTGAATTTTTACAACATTGACGCCGTAAAAATTGCCGGTGAAGTGGGGCTTGGTAACCGCATCAACATGATCATGCAGACCTGCTTTTTCAATCTTGCCAATGTGCTTCCGGTGGAACAGGCCATTGACTTGCTGAAAGCCGATATCAAAAAAATGTTTGGTAAAAAGGGCGATGCCATAGTCAACATGAATATTGAGGCTGTGGACAAAACCCTGGATAACCTGGTGAAAGTGGATGTGCCCGAATCCTGGAAAGACGCCGTTGACCAGCCCAAAATCGAGGAACCTGCCACACCCTTTGTGGAAAATGTTATGCGCAAGATCAATGCCCAGGAAGGCGATGATCTGCCGGTATCCGCCTTTTCCGTGGATGGCGTGTTTGAAGCAGGTACAGCCCAGTATGAAAAACGCGGGGTGGCAATAAACGTACCCGAGTGGATTCCCGAAAACTGCATCCAGTGCAACCAGTGTGCCTTTGTATGCCCCCATGCCGCCATTATTCCTATTTTGGCAACAGGTGATGAACTCAAAGACGCCCCGGCATCCTTTGCCACCGTTGACGCCAAAGGCAAGGGCATGGATCAGTTTAAATTCAGAATCCAGGTCAACCCTCTTGACTGCCAGGGTTGCGGTAACTGTGCGGATATCTGCCCGGCCAAGACAAAAGCCCTTGTAATGAAATCCCTGGCATCCCAGGTGGACGTGGAAAAAGAAAATCACAAATTTTCTTTGACCGTTCCATTCAAGACAGATGTCATGAAGCGGGATACCCTCAAGGGAAGCCAGTTGTGGAAACCGCTGTTTGAATTCTCCGGCGCATGCTCAGGCTGCGGCGAAACCCCGTATGTAAAATTGATCACCCAGCTTTTTGGCGAGAGAATGACCATTGCCAATGCCACGGGCTGCTCCTCCATCTGGGGCGCATCTGCACCCTCTATGCCCTATTGCACCAATGCCGACGGCCAGGGTCCTGCCTGGGCATCTTCCCTGTTTGAGGATGCTGCCGAATACGGTTACGGTATGCTGCTGGCCACAAAATCCAGGCGCAAAACCCTGGCTGCAAAAATGGAAAAGGCCATTGAGCAGGGAGTTTCCGATGATATTAAAGCGGCCATGGAAGGCTGGATCGCCGGCATGGACAATCTTGAAGAGTCCAAAAAATACGGTGACGATCTTAAGCGTCTGCTTAAAGATGCCTCCTCCGGCATTCTTAAAGAGATCCATGATGAAGATGATCTGTTCGTGAAAAAATCTCATTGGGTCTTTGGCGGTGACGGCTGGGCCTATGATATTGGTTTCGGCGGCGTGGATCATGTACTGGCATCCGGGGATGATATTAATATCCTGGTGCTGGATACCGAAGTTTACTCCAACACGGGCGGGCAGTCCTCCAAGGCCACACCCACCGGTGCCATTGCCAAATATGCCGCATCAGGAAAGAAAATCGGGAAAAAAGATATGGCCCGGATGATGATGAGCTATGGGTATATCTATGTTGCAACTATCTCCATGGGAGCCAACAAGAATCAGACGCTTAAGGCGATTTTGGAAGCTGAAAGCTATCCCGGACCCTCCCTGATCATCGCCTATGCCCCATGCATCAACCAGGGCATCAAAAAAGGCATGGGCAAAACCCAGGAGGAAATGAAATTGGCTGTTGAATCCGGTTACTGGCCCATTTTCCGGTTCAATCCCCAGCTTACCCATGAAGGTAAAAATCCCTTTACCCTTGACTCCAAACAACCCGACGGCACCCTGCAGGAGTTTTTGAGCGGTGAAGTGCGGTTTGCGGCCCTGGAAAAAAGCTTCCCCGACGAGTCCAAACGTTTAAGGGCAGCCCTTGGAGAAGAAGTTGAGGAAAAATATGCCATGCTTAAAATGATGGCAGATGCTGGTAAAAAAGAATCAGATGCCGACAAAGAAGAATAAGGTTCAATTAAAATCGTAATGGTTTAGGGGCGAATGCATTTTATGCGTTTCGCCCCTTTTTTGATTTAGGAATGAGACCGAAATAACTTAACTTAGGAGCGCGGCCATCCCGGCCGCGCTCCCGGATATAAAAAAATGGCCAAGTTATTTAAAGCCCGTTCCTTAATTAGGTTTCATTGGACCGGAGAACAAGCAAATGAAAAAATACTTAGTAGTTATCATTACAGCATTGATTCTGTTGCCCTGTATCGCCATCAGCCAGGAGAATCCGGCTGCTTCTTCGGCGCCTGGG
This genomic window contains:
- the nifJ gene encoding pyruvate:ferredoxin (flavodoxin) oxidoreductase — encoded protein: MKKRMQTIDGNTAATHVAYAMSEVAAIYPITPSSPLGEIADSWASQGRKNIFGQILDIKQMQSEAGAAGAVHGSLAAGALTSTFTASQGLLLKIPNMYKISGELLPCVFHVTARSISAHALSIFGDHQDVMAARQTGFAMLASCSVQEAQDLALVAHLATMDARVPFLHFYDGFRTSHEIQKIEMIDYEDMASLFNYDAYWAFKARAMNPEHPDTRGTAQNPDIYFQGREATNSFYLKVPAIVKQYMKKVGDLTGRHYQPFDYVGDPEADRVIVAMGSSCEAIEETIEKLNAMGQRLGLIKVRLYRPFDIQEFLRTVPSSVETLTVLDRTKEPGAIGEPLYQDVCTAFMEYGEGPRIIGGRYGLSSKEFNPSMVKAVYDNMKAMSPKNHFTVGIIDDVTHTSLDVEKGFDAAPEGTICAKFWGLGSDGTVGANQSAIAIIGDNTDKYAQGYFAYDSKKSGGLTVSHLRFGDVKIKSTYLIESSDFVACHKSNYVEIYDVLSGLKEGGTFLLNSEWSTIADLEKHIPGHVRRTIYEKKLNFYNIDAVKIAGEVGLGNRINMIMQTCFFNLANVLPVEQAIDLLKADIKKMFGKKGDAIVNMNIEAVDKTLDNLVKVDVPESWKDAVDQPKIEEPATPFVENVMRKINAQEGDDLPVSAFSVDGVFEAGTAQYEKRGVAINVPEWIPENCIQCNQCAFVCPHAAIIPILATGDELKDAPASFATVDAKGKGMDQFKFRIQVNPLDCQGCGNCADICPAKTKALVMKSLASQVDVEKENHKFSLTVPFKTDVMKRDTLKGSQLWKPLFEFSGACSGCGETPYVKLITQLFGERMTIANATGCSSIWGASAPSMPYCTNADGQGPAWASSLFEDAAEYGYGMLLATKSRRKTLAAKMEKAIEQGVSDDIKAAMEGWIAGMDNLEESKKYGDDLKRLLKDASSGILKEIHDEDDLFVKKSHWVFGGDGWAYDIGFGGVDHVLASGDDINILVLDTEVYSNTGGQSSKATPTGAIAKYAASGKKIGKKDMARMMMSYGYIYVATISMGANKNQTLKAILEAESYPGPSLIIAYAPCINQGIKKGMGKTQEEMKLAVESGYWPIFRFNPQLTHEGKNPFTLDSKQPDGTLQEFLSGEVRFAALEKSFPDESKRLRAALGEEVEEKYAMLKMMADAGKKESDADKEE